The genome window GTAATGGCCCGGCACGAATTCCAGGCGCACGTAAAGCGGCTGGTCCGGCCGCGGCCAGGGGACGCTTGCGGCCAGGGGCAGCTTGGACGTTCCCGTGGCTGCGGGTTGGCCGTAGGCCGGGTTGGCCGCGACGAATTTCGCGTAATCGATGTCCGCGACCAGCGTCAGCGTATCCGGGTCCTGGCCGGCCAAAAGTCGTAGCCGGGCATCGGGGCGCATGGCGCGAATCTTGCCGCGCATGACCGCGTCGAAGCGCACGGCCACGGACCGACAGCGCGCCCCGGGAGCCGATACAAGCTTCCAGGTGGCCCGGCCGGGCGCGTCGAGGCTGAATTGCGACAGGGCGTGGAGCTGGTAATCCGGGGCCACGTTGTGGGCCTGCCACACGGTTTCGTAAAACCGCAGCGTGGTGAAATCATCGGCATAGACGTCGGCACCGCCCGGCGAGGCCAGCAGCGGGGCCTGGCCGACCACGCCGCCCCGGTAAAAAAGCACCACCTCGTCGTCCTGGGGCATGTCCTCCACGAGGGTCAGCCCCGGCGGCACGAAGTCGCCCTTGCCGATAACATAAAAAAACTTGTGATACCCCTGCCCGGCCACGTCGCCGAAAAAGCTGTAGGCCCCGTGGAGCTCCCGCTCCAAAATGACCTTCTTGGCCCGGTTGGACGCGAACATGACGGAGTCCGCATCCTGCTTGTGCAACAGCAGATACCGGGCCCAGCGCTGGGCGTTGTGCTGCCAGCTCCGGTACAGGGCCGCGTACTGGAGGTTCGGGCCGCTGATAAAGAGGATGCCGGCAAGCCCCAGGGCCAGGGTCAGGGCCTGGTAGGCGCGGCTTCCCGAAGCGAGCCCCTGGCCGATGACGGCGCGGGAAAGCGTCATGGCCCCGGCCCCGGCCAGAAGCAGCACGGCATAGAGCAGCCCGACCAGATACTTGGCCGTGATCTGGGTCTGCACATTGATGACGAAGGCGGCCAGGGTGGGCACCGCGCACCAGACAAGGAACAGCCCCAGATTCCGGCCGGCCTTCCCCCGCCAGCGCCAGACCAGCCCGGCCAGCATGAAAAGGGCCACCCCGCCGGTGCCGGCGAAATCCGAATCCCGAAAATAGAGCGTGATTTCCCGAAACGCCTTGGCCACGCGGTAGAAATCGAAGGCGTGGCCGCCGCTGTGGTAAAACGTGTAATAGGCCACGAGCTGGCCCTTGACCTGGGGCAGGTAGAAAAGCGCGGCCAGACACAGCCCGGCCCCGTGGGCGAAAAGCAGCTTTCGGGCCTCGGCGCGGGCGGCGCGGTCGGTCAGGGCCGGCAGGCACAAAAAACCCGTAAAAAGCATCTGGGCCAGGACAAAGGGCGCGGCAAGGTAGGAGCTGTAGAGCATCAGCGCCGTGGCCACGGCATAGGCCAAAACCGCGCGCCAGGTTTTGTTGTCGAGGAGTCGCCGGTAACAGTACAACGACAGCAGGGAAAATGTATAGAAAAAGACATACCAGCGCATATAGCGGGAATAGGCCACATGAAATTGCAGCAAGGCCCCGTACAGCGCGGCGCAAAGACCGGACTCGGCGTCGAAGAACTGCCGACCGACCAGAAACACCATCAACAGCGAAGCCAGGCCGAACAGCACGGACGGCAGGCGCACGTTGAAATCATTGTCGCCCAATAGTCTCGCGAAATGAATGCACAGGTGATGCAGTGGAGGCGACGTGTCCAGGGAAACGTCCGAGGCGGACTGGTTATCGAGGCTGTCCAAGAGCTGTGCGACAGGCATGGAAGCCCGGTGCAGGGCCAGCCGTTCGTCCCATTGCAACTCGGGAACACCCAGATCATGCAGGCGGATGAACGCCGCAAGACACAAAATGATGCCGAGCAGGATCCATGTCCAGCGGCCGCCCTGATCACTTGCGGCAATCATGCCGCGTCCGTCCTCTTGCCCACACCCCGCCCCCGCTTTGTCGCACAATATGAAAATGGCCCTGACGCTATCCCGCTCCCTTCATGCGTTGTCAAGTTGCGGCTTGTCGGCGCAAGCCGCAGGAAAGGGAAATCAGGAACGGCGGCTTGTCGGACGCACCAGCGCCCTGGCCGGAGCGCCCTCGGCCCCGGCCAGCCGCAGCGGCAGGCAGACCAGCTCCACCGGCCCCGGAGAAACGCGCGACAGATCGAGCCCTTCGAGAATCCAGATGCCGGCCTCTAGCAGCGGACGGTGGATGGCGGCCGCGTCGGCGCGATGGTCCGACACGGATAGGTAATCCACGCCGACGAGCCGCACCCGCCGCGCGGCAAGGTAGGCCGCCGCCTCGGGGGAGAGGTCCACGAAATCCTCCACAAAATCCGGCGAGGCCCAGCAGCGTTCGGAATTGGCCGTCTTGAAAAGGATGCGCTGGCCGGGACGGATGCGGTGCCGGCGCAACGCTTCGGGCGTTACGGCGCGCGGGTCGGTGATGGCGATGACCCGGGCCGGACCCATCACCACGTCGAAGGGCAGGTCGTCCAGGGTATTCCCCCCGGCCAAATAATGGGACGGCGCGTCCAGGTGGGTGCCGGCATGGGCGCACAGGTCCAGGGCGGAAACCGTGCACGGGTCGCCCCGCTCCAGGTCCAGCACGCGGCGGACGCGGGTCGGCGGATCGCCGGGCCAGGCGGGCAGCCCGGTCCTCAAGGGAACGGAAACGTCGATCCAGACGGCTTTGGGCATCGGCATATCCTCCTCCACGAAGGCCCGTCTCACAAAAGGCCACCGGGGGGAACCCTTTTTGAAAA of Solidesulfovibrio fructosivorans JJ] contains these proteins:
- a CDS encoding glycosyltransferase family 39 protein, which gives rise to MIAASDQGGRWTWILLGIILCLAAFIRLHDLGVPELQWDERLALHRASMPVAQLLDSLDNQSASDVSLDTSPPLHHLCIHFARLLGDNDFNVRLPSVLFGLASLLMVFLVGRQFFDAESGLCAALYGALLQFHVAYSRYMRWYVFFYTFSLLSLYCYRRLLDNKTWRAVLAYAVATALMLYSSYLAAPFVLAQMLFTGFLCLPALTDRAARAEARKLLFAHGAGLCLAALFYLPQVKGQLVAYYTFYHSGGHAFDFYRVAKAFREITLYFRDSDFAGTGGVALFMLAGLVWRWRGKAGRNLGLFLVWCAVPTLAAFVINVQTQITAKYLVGLLYAVLLLAGAGAMTLSRAVIGQGLASGSRAYQALTLALGLAGILFISGPNLQYAALYRSWQHNAQRWARYLLLHKQDADSVMFASNRAKKVILERELHGAYSFFGDVAGQGYHKFFYVIGKGDFVPPGLTLVEDMPQDDEVVLFYRGGVVGQAPLLASPGGADVYADDFTTLRFYETVWQAHNVAPDYQLHALSQFSLDAPGRATWKLVSAPGARCRSVAVRFDAVMRGKIRAMRPDARLRLLAGQDPDTLTLVADIDYAKFVAANPAYGQPAATGTSKLPLAASVPWPRPDQPLYVRLEFVPGHYAASIDLERLSFRVDGEAGDTPGEAATAVLRNIAAHTRLAPWKAGEQTLGGEVLHVFCADDARHPQGVGPLSWQSAADRERFVAAHPGLPPVAVLRDPDGAPAFYLYDAHLADASLSLPQGREETAAVEATTPWPVRGLAYTGATSRPVVRLGGKTLPIPLSVPAGSLVELNPGGEGLVHLSPRFTPKDFNLFNMVRRDNLNILGNALTCLEGRPCLAEYVFASELPIRGVRTMIYPALRTDKPNYARVFYGINDIDARRVFLDFSERGPLDISSTYEGVLREVRFETPVHILFVGCELSGPGASIRSNAKYPMRIEVLLDAAALPSIAAEASSTTIGQRSETGQPMRLWLSGKPLPLREAWETR
- a CDS encoding cyclase family protein, with translation MPMPKAVWIDVSVPLRTGLPAWPGDPPTRVRRVLDLERGDPCTVSALDLCAHAGTHLDAPSHYLAGGNTLDDLPFDVVMGPARVIAITDPRAVTPEALRRHRIRPGQRILFKTANSERCWASPDFVEDFVDLSPEAAAYLAARRVRLVGVDYLSVSDHRADAAAIHRPLLEAGIWILEGLDLSRVSPGPVELVCLPLRLAGAEGAPARALVRPTSRRS